The Streptomyces europaeiscabiei genome window below encodes:
- a CDS encoding S-(hydroxymethyl)mycothiol dehydrogenase has translation MAHQVRAVVARGKGAPVSLETIIVPDPGPGEALVKIEACGVCHTDLHYREGGINDEFPFLLGHEAAGVVESVGEGVTDVAPGDFVILNWRAVCGQCRACLRGRPWYCFSTHNAKQKMTLLDGTELSPALGIGAFAEKTLVAAGQCTKVDRAASAAAAGLLGCGVMAGIGAAINTGNVGRGDSVAVIGCGGVGAAAVVGSNLAGAAKIIAVDIDDAKLDTARKLGATHTVNSKNVDAVEAIRELTGGFGADVVIEAVGRPETYKQAFYARDLAGTVVLVGVPTPEMKLELPLLDVFGRGGTLKSSWYGDCLPSRDFPMLIDLYLQGRLDLDAFVTETIALDDVEKAFERMHRGDVLRSVVVL, from the coding sequence ATGGCTCACCAGGTCCGTGCTGTCGTCGCGCGGGGCAAGGGTGCCCCCGTCAGCCTGGAAACGATCATTGTGCCCGACCCCGGACCGGGGGAGGCCCTGGTGAAGATCGAGGCCTGCGGGGTCTGCCACACCGATCTGCACTACAGGGAGGGCGGCATCAACGACGAGTTCCCCTTCCTGCTGGGCCACGAGGCGGCCGGCGTCGTGGAGTCGGTGGGGGAGGGTGTCACCGATGTGGCCCCCGGTGACTTCGTCATCCTCAACTGGCGTGCGGTCTGCGGGCAGTGCCGGGCCTGTCTGCGCGGACGCCCGTGGTACTGCTTCAGCACCCACAACGCGAAGCAGAAGATGACCCTGCTGGACGGCACCGAGCTGTCTCCGGCGCTGGGTATCGGCGCGTTCGCGGAGAAGACGCTGGTGGCGGCGGGGCAGTGCACGAAGGTCGACCGCGCCGCCTCCGCGGCCGCCGCCGGTCTGCTGGGGTGCGGGGTGATGGCCGGCATCGGCGCGGCCATCAACACCGGCAACGTCGGGCGTGGTGACAGCGTGGCCGTCATCGGCTGTGGCGGCGTCGGGGCCGCGGCGGTCGTCGGGTCGAACCTGGCGGGCGCGGCGAAGATCATCGCGGTGGACATCGACGACGCCAAGCTGGACACCGCCAGGAAGCTGGGCGCGACCCACACCGTCAACTCGAAGAACGTCGACGCGGTCGAGGCGATCCGCGAGCTGACCGGCGGCTTCGGCGCCGACGTCGTCATCGAGGCGGTGGGCCGCCCGGAGACGTACAAGCAGGCCTTCTACGCCCGCGACCTGGCCGGCACGGTCGTCCTGGTCGGCGTCCCCACCCCGGAGATGAAGCTGGAGCTGCCCCTCCTCGACGTCTTCGGCCGCGGTGGCACGCTGAAGTCCTCCTGGTACGGCGACTGCCTGCCCTCCCGCGACTTCCCGATGCTCATCGACCTGTACCTCCAGGGTCGGCTGGACCTGGACGCCTTCGTCACGGAGACCATCGCGCTGGACGACGTGGAGAAGGCCTTCGAGCGGATGCACCGCGGCGACGTACTGCGCTCGGTCGTGGTCCTCTGA
- a CDS encoding MBL fold metallo-hydrolase: protein MAARIEHLVTSGTFSLDGGTWDVDNNVWIVGDDEEAVVIDAAHDAGAIAEALGGRTLRAIVCTHAHNDHIDAAPELAARTGAPILLHAGDLPLWKQTHPDRAPDGELTDGQVLTVAGVDLTVLHTPGHAPGAVCLYAPVLTALFSGDTLFAGGPGATGRSYSDFPTIVDSIRDRLLTLPGDTVVHTGHGDATTVGAESPHLQEWIDRGF from the coding sequence ATGGCCGCCCGCATCGAACATCTCGTCACCTCGGGGACGTTCTCACTGGACGGCGGCACCTGGGACGTCGACAACAACGTGTGGATCGTCGGCGACGACGAGGAGGCCGTCGTCATCGACGCCGCACACGACGCCGGGGCGATCGCCGAAGCCCTCGGCGGGCGCACGCTGCGGGCCATCGTGTGCACGCACGCCCACAACGACCACATCGACGCCGCGCCCGAACTCGCGGCGCGCACCGGGGCTCCGATCCTGCTCCACGCCGGCGACCTGCCGCTGTGGAAGCAGACCCATCCCGACCGGGCACCCGACGGCGAACTCACCGACGGCCAGGTCCTCACCGTGGCGGGTGTCGACCTGACCGTGCTGCACACTCCCGGCCACGCTCCCGGGGCGGTCTGTCTGTACGCGCCGGTCCTGACGGCTCTCTTCAGTGGCGACACCCTGTTCGCGGGCGGGCCGGGAGCGACGGGAAGGTCGTACAGCGACTTCCCGACCATCGTCGACTCGATCCGCGACCGGCTGCTGACGCTGCCCGGCGACACCGTCGTGCACACCGGACATGGTGATGCGACCACCGTCGGCGCGGAGTCCCCGCACCTCCAGGAGTGGATCGACCGCGGCTTCTGA
- a CDS encoding bifunctional 3-phenylpropionate/cinnamic acid dioxygenase ferredoxin subunit, with protein sequence MMIPACRLADLPRGEAIRLDIDPPVSVFHTDDGEVFAIDDTCTHQDASLADGWLEGCEVECPLHASKFDLRTGAVDSPPAKLPVRTHEVVIEDGMIHVRVSTDAPNLPPCVAARLAGGPA encoded by the coding sequence ATGATGATTCCCGCGTGCCGTCTCGCAGATCTCCCGCGAGGCGAGGCCATCCGGCTCGACATCGACCCGCCGGTCTCGGTGTTCCACACCGACGACGGCGAGGTGTTCGCCATCGACGACACCTGCACCCACCAGGACGCCTCGCTCGCCGACGGCTGGCTGGAGGGCTGCGAGGTGGAATGCCCGCTGCATGCTTCGAAGTTCGACCTGAGGACGGGTGCCGTCGACTCCCCGCCGGCCAAGCTTCCGGTCCGGACCCACGAGGTCGTCATCGAGGACGGCATGATCCACGTCCGGGTGTCCACGGACGCCCCCAATCTGCCGCCCTGCGTCGCGGCCCGGCTCGCCGGAGGTCCCGCGTGA
- a CDS encoding NAD(P)/FAD-dependent oxidoreductase — protein sequence MRTVAVVGASLAGLSAARSLRKQGYDGRLVVIGDESHRPYDRPPLSKEFLAGDLGEADLALETDGEDLRAQWLLGARATGLDRTRRAVRLADGREIQADGLVIATGAAARRLPGSEGLAGVHVLRTLDDARALRDELVQGGRLVVIGGGFVGAEVASTAYALGLEVTVVEAAPTPLAAPLGQAMGSIVSALHLDHGVRLLCGVGVKGLSGERKVEAVLLEDGRSIPADLVVVGVGALPCVDWLEGSGVALDNGVKCGADGRTSLAGVVAVGDCASWYDPRAGEHRRVEHWTGALERPAAAVATLLAGGAVEPGVPRPPYFWSDQYGVKIQFAGHAAGADSVTVEEGAPDDRNILAVYRRAGHPVAVLGMNQPRLFTRWRKQLAAAAS from the coding sequence GTGAGGACCGTGGCCGTCGTGGGCGCCTCGCTGGCCGGTCTGTCGGCGGCGCGCTCGTTGCGGAAACAGGGCTACGACGGACGGCTGGTCGTCATCGGCGACGAGTCCCACCGTCCGTACGACAGGCCCCCGCTGTCCAAGGAGTTCCTGGCCGGCGACCTGGGCGAGGCCGACCTCGCCCTGGAGACGGACGGCGAGGACCTGCGGGCCCAGTGGCTCCTCGGAGCCCGCGCCACCGGCCTGGACCGCACCCGGCGTGCGGTCCGGCTCGCCGACGGCAGGGAGATCCAGGCCGACGGCCTCGTCATCGCGACCGGCGCGGCCGCACGCCGGCTGCCCGGTTCCGAGGGCCTGGCCGGCGTCCACGTCCTGCGCACCCTGGACGACGCCCGCGCCCTGCGGGACGAACTGGTCCAGGGGGGACGGCTGGTCGTGATCGGCGGCGGATTCGTCGGCGCCGAGGTGGCCTCCACCGCCTATGCGCTCGGGCTGGAGGTGACGGTCGTCGAAGCGGCACCCACGCCCCTCGCCGCCCCGCTCGGCCAGGCCATGGGCAGCATCGTCTCCGCCCTCCATCTGGACCACGGCGTACGGCTGTTGTGTGGAGTCGGCGTCAAGGGCCTGAGCGGGGAGCGCAAGGTCGAGGCCGTCCTGCTGGAGGACGGCCGCAGCATCCCCGCCGACCTCGTCGTCGTGGGGGTGGGCGCACTCCCGTGCGTCGACTGGCTGGAAGGATCCGGCGTCGCGCTCGACAACGGCGTGAAGTGCGGCGCGGACGGCCGCACCAGCCTGGCCGGCGTGGTCGCGGTCGGCGACTGCGCCTCCTGGTACGACCCCCGCGCGGGCGAGCATCGCCGCGTGGAGCACTGGACCGGCGCACTGGAACGCCCGGCGGCGGCCGTCGCCACCCTGCTGGCCGGGGGAGCGGTGGAACCGGGTGTGCCCCGGCCGCCGTACTTCTGGTCGGACCAGTACGGCGTCAAGATCCAGTTCGCCGGTCACGCGGCCGGCGCCGACAGCGTGACGGTCGAGGAAGGCGCACCCGACGACCGCAACATCCTGGCGGTCTACCGGCGCGCCGGCCATCCGGTCGCCGTCCTCGGGATGAACCAGCCACGGCTGTTCACCCGTTGGCGCAAGCAGCTCGCCGCCGCGGCCTCCTGA
- a CDS encoding aromatic ring-hydroxylating oxygenase subunit alpha — protein MTSTSLPDSLIATLPGSSYTDPAIFALEQERIFETMWFCAARSSDLAKPGAFRTVDVGRESILITRARDNSIRAHFNVCRHRGAKLCTEESGEVKRAFQCPYHAWTYGLDGKLVAAPNLTKMPDVGRTEYGLVSVAVREWLGYVWVCLAENPPSFEEDVLGAVVERLGDVESIERYDIDNLSVGKRIVYDVKANWKLIIENFMECYHCATIHPELTEVLPEFADGYAAQYYVGHGAEFGEEVQGFTVDGSEGLDRIPGVAEDQDRRYYAITVRPQVFINLVPDHVIFHRMYPVAVDRTIVECDWLYLPHVVESGKDVSRSVELFDRVNRQDFEACERTQPGMHSRLYAKGGVLVPSEHHIGAFHDWVTERLGGSQ, from the coding sequence GTGACCTCGACCAGCCTGCCGGACAGCCTGATCGCCACCCTCCCCGGCTCCTCCTACACCGATCCCGCGATCTTCGCACTGGAACAGGAACGCATCTTCGAGACGATGTGGTTCTGCGCCGCCCGCTCCTCGGACCTGGCGAAGCCCGGTGCCTTCCGCACCGTCGACGTGGGCCGCGAGAGCATCCTGATCACCCGAGCCCGGGACAACTCGATCCGCGCCCACTTCAACGTCTGCCGGCACCGTGGGGCCAAGCTCTGCACGGAGGAGAGCGGCGAGGTCAAGCGGGCCTTCCAGTGCCCGTACCACGCCTGGACCTACGGCCTGGACGGCAAGCTCGTCGCGGCTCCCAACCTCACCAAGATGCCCGACGTCGGCCGCACCGAGTACGGCCTGGTGAGCGTGGCCGTCCGCGAATGGCTCGGCTACGTCTGGGTCTGTCTCGCGGAGAACCCGCCCTCGTTCGAGGAGGACGTGCTGGGCGCGGTCGTCGAGCGGCTCGGCGACGTCGAGTCGATCGAGCGCTACGACATCGACAACCTCTCGGTGGGCAAGCGGATCGTCTACGACGTCAAGGCCAACTGGAAGCTCATCATCGAGAACTTCATGGAGTGCTACCACTGCGCCACGATCCACCCCGAACTCACCGAGGTGCTGCCCGAGTTCGCGGACGGCTACGCGGCCCAGTACTACGTCGGGCACGGCGCCGAGTTCGGTGAGGAGGTCCAGGGCTTCACGGTGGACGGCTCCGAGGGGCTGGACCGCATTCCCGGCGTCGCCGAGGACCAGGACCGCCGCTACTACGCGATCACCGTCAGGCCGCAGGTCTTCATCAACCTCGTCCCCGACCATGTGATCTTCCACCGGATGTACCCGGTGGCCGTAGACCGCACGATCGTCGAGTGCGACTGGCTCTACCTCCCGCACGTCGTCGAGAGCGGCAAGGACGTCAGCCGGTCCGTGGAACTCTTCGACCGGGTCAACCGGCAGGACTTCGAGGCGTGCGAGCGGACGCAGCCCGGAATGCACTCACGGCTGTATGCCAAGGGCGGTGTACTGGTGCCCAGCGAGCACCACATAGGCGCCTTCCACGACTGGGTGACCGAGCGCCTGGGCGGCTCGCAGTAG
- a CDS encoding IclR family transcriptional regulator has product MQSVDRAISVMEILAHRGEAGVSEVAAEIEVHKSTAFRLLGALEARGLVEQAGERGKYRLGFGIVRLAGAVTGRIDITQQGRPVCESLAEEIGETVNIAVLQEHYAVNLYQVRGPGAVTAHNWVGQLTPLHATSSGKVLLAYLPAKQRAALLAEAGLKKVTPHTITSRTKLEKHLVEVREAGYAWTQEELEIGLHAMAAPVLDREGEVIAALTASGPSYRFTEERMRELAPVLIKGAEEISHRMGYLG; this is encoded by the coding sequence GTGCAGTCCGTGGACCGCGCCATCAGCGTGATGGAGATCCTGGCCCACCGGGGCGAGGCGGGCGTCAGCGAAGTGGCCGCGGAAATCGAAGTTCACAAGTCCACCGCCTTCCGCCTTCTCGGCGCCCTGGAGGCGCGCGGCCTGGTGGAGCAGGCGGGCGAGCGGGGCAAGTACCGCCTCGGCTTCGGCATCGTACGCCTGGCCGGCGCGGTGACGGGACGCATCGACATCACCCAGCAGGGCCGCCCCGTCTGCGAGAGCCTGGCCGAGGAGATCGGCGAGACCGTCAACATCGCCGTGCTGCAGGAGCACTACGCGGTCAACCTCTACCAGGTGCGCGGTCCCGGAGCGGTCACCGCGCACAACTGGGTCGGCCAGCTCACCCCGTTGCACGCGACGTCGAGCGGCAAGGTCCTGCTGGCCTATCTGCCCGCCAAGCAGCGCGCCGCGCTGCTCGCCGAGGCCGGCCTCAAGAAGGTCACACCGCACACCATCACCTCGAGGACGAAGCTGGAGAAGCACCTCGTCGAGGTACGGGAGGCCGGTTACGCCTGGACCCAGGAGGAGCTGGAGATCGGCCTGCACGCCATGGCCGCGCCGGTGCTCGACCGGGAGGGCGAGGTCATAGCGGCGCTCACCGCCTCCGGCCCCTCGTACCGGTTCACCGAGGAGCGGATGCGCGAGCTGGCCCCCGTGCTGATCAAGGGCGCCGAGGAGATCAGCCACCGCATGGGCTACCTGGGCTGA
- the betA gene encoding choline dehydrogenase, with amino-acid sequence MAPLQYDFVIVGGGSAGCALANRLSADPANRVLVLEAGRSDYPWDVFIHMPAALTYPIGSRFYDWKYESEPEPHMGNRRVYHARGKVLGGSSSINGMIFQRGNPMDYERWAADAGMQNWDYAHCLPYFRRMENCLAADPDDEFRGHDGPLVLERGPATNPLFGAFLKATEEAGYAPTDDVNGYRQEGFAKFDRNVHRGRRLSASKAYLKPATKRPNLTVKTRALVTRVLFEGKRAVGVEYRRGRGAPQQVRAGEVILSGGAINSPQLLQLSGVGNAEELSALGIDVVHDLPGVGENMQDHLEVYVQYACKQPVSMQPYMAKWRAPFIGLQWLFRKGPAATNHFEAGGFARSNEDVEYPNLMFHFLPIAVRYDGSSPAGGHGYQVHVGPMYSDAIGSVKIKSKDPREHPALRFNYLSTEQDRREWVEAIRVARKLLSQPALAPYNDGEVSPGPQVESDEEILAWVAKEGETALHPSCTCKMGPSTDEMAVVDPDSLRVHGVEGLRVVDASVMPYVTNGNIYAPVMMIAEKAADLILGKEPLAPSKAAYYRHRDAQQQAG; translated from the coding sequence ATGGCTCCCTTGCAATACGACTTCGTCATCGTCGGCGGCGGATCAGCCGGCTGTGCATTGGCGAACAGACTCTCCGCGGACCCGGCGAACCGGGTGCTGGTGCTGGAGGCCGGCCGGTCCGACTACCCGTGGGATGTCTTCATCCACATGCCCGCGGCGCTGACCTATCCGATCGGCAGCCGGTTCTACGACTGGAAGTACGAGTCCGAGCCCGAACCCCACATGGGCAACCGCCGCGTCTACCACGCCCGCGGCAAGGTGCTGGGCGGCTCCAGCAGCATCAACGGCATGATCTTCCAGCGCGGCAACCCCATGGACTACGAACGCTGGGCGGCCGACGCGGGGATGCAGAACTGGGACTACGCGCACTGTCTGCCGTACTTCCGGCGCATGGAGAACTGTCTCGCCGCCGACCCGGACGACGAGTTCCGCGGCCACGACGGCCCCCTCGTCCTCGAACGGGGCCCCGCGACCAACCCCCTCTTCGGTGCCTTCCTCAAGGCCACCGAGGAGGCGGGCTACGCACCCACGGACGACGTCAACGGCTACCGGCAGGAAGGCTTCGCCAAGTTCGACCGCAACGTCCACCGCGGACGTCGGCTCTCGGCCTCGAAGGCGTACCTCAAGCCCGCCACCAAGCGGCCCAACCTCACCGTGAAGACCCGTGCCCTCGTCACCCGTGTCCTCTTCGAGGGCAAGCGCGCCGTCGGTGTCGAGTACCGGCGCGGGCGCGGCGCCCCCCAGCAGGTCCGCGCCGGGGAAGTGATTCTCAGCGGCGGCGCGATCAACTCCCCGCAGCTGCTGCAGCTCTCCGGCGTCGGCAACGCCGAGGAGCTGAGCGCCCTCGGCATCGACGTCGTCCACGACCTCCCGGGCGTCGGCGAGAACATGCAGGACCACCTGGAGGTCTACGTCCAGTACGCCTGCAAGCAGCCGGTCTCCATGCAGCCGTACATGGCGAAGTGGCGCGCGCCCTTCATCGGGCTGCAGTGGCTCTTCCGCAAGGGCCCCGCCGCCACCAACCACTTCGAGGCCGGCGGGTTCGCCCGCAGCAACGAGGACGTCGAGTACCCCAACCTGATGTTCCACTTCCTGCCGATCGCCGTCCGCTACGACGGCTCCTCGCCGGCCGGCGGCCACGGCTACCAGGTGCACGTGGGACCGATGTACTCCGACGCCATCGGCTCGGTGAAGATCAAGAGCAAGGACCCGCGCGAACACCCCGCGCTGCGGTTCAACTACCTCTCCACGGAGCAGGACCGCCGTGAGTGGGTCGAGGCGATCCGCGTGGCCCGCAAGCTCCTCAGCCAGCCCGCGCTCGCCCCGTACAACGACGGGGAGGTCTCGCCCGGGCCGCAGGTGGAGTCGGACGAGGAGATCCTCGCCTGGGTCGCGAAGGAGGGCGAGACCGCCCTGCACCCGTCCTGCACCTGCAAGATGGGCCCCTCCACCGACGAGATGGCCGTCGTCGACCCGGACAGCCTGCGGGTGCACGGCGTCGAGGGGCTGCGCGTGGTGGACGCGTCGGTGATGCCGTACGTCACCAACGGCAACATCTACGCACCGGTGATGATGATCGCGGAGAAGGCCGCCGACCTGATCCTGGGCAAGGAGCCGCTGGCGCCGTCCAAGGCCGCGTACTACCGCCACCGTGACGCCCAGCAGCAGGCGGGGTAG
- a CDS encoding methylenetetrahydrofolate reductase, translating into MSAAGLRALLNGVRYEVLPAKATEDKVLAHVPRDVVVTVTASPVKGLEPTLDLTARLAAHGHRVVPHVPARLLRDDAHLKDVVDRLRAAGVDDVFVPAGDADPPAGAYDGALPVLRGLSELGAPFARVGVTGYPESHPLIHDDITVQAMWDKREHATYIVSNLCFDPRVLGEWIARIRGRGIALPVHVGVAGPVQRAKLLSMATKIGVGESTRFLTKHPSWFLRFATPGGYTPERLLTRTEEALTAPASGVAGLHLFTFNQIAETEAWRRALLERLGG; encoded by the coding sequence TTGAGCGCCGCAGGACTCCGGGCGCTGCTGAACGGCGTCCGCTACGAGGTGCTGCCCGCGAAGGCGACCGAGGACAAGGTCCTCGCCCATGTTCCGCGCGACGTCGTCGTCACCGTGACGGCGTCGCCGGTCAAGGGCCTGGAACCCACCCTCGACCTGACCGCCCGGCTCGCGGCGCACGGCCACCGCGTCGTCCCGCACGTGCCCGCGCGGCTGCTGCGGGACGACGCGCACCTCAAGGACGTCGTCGACCGGCTCCGTGCGGCGGGCGTGGACGACGTCTTCGTCCCGGCGGGCGACGCCGACCCGCCGGCCGGGGCCTACGACGGGGCGCTGCCGGTGCTCCGCGGGCTGAGTGAGCTGGGGGCGCCCTTCGCGCGCGTCGGTGTCACCGGCTACCCCGAGAGCCATCCGCTCATCCACGACGACATCACCGTCCAGGCGATGTGGGACAAGCGCGAGCACGCCACGTACATCGTGAGCAACCTGTGCTTCGACCCGCGCGTGCTCGGGGAGTGGATCGCCCGGATACGGGGCCGGGGCATCGCCCTGCCCGTGCACGTCGGTGTCGCCGGCCCCGTTCAGCGGGCGAAGCTGCTGTCCATGGCGACGAAGATCGGTGTGGGCGAGTCGACGCGCTTCCTGACGAAGCACCCGTCGTGGTTCCTGCGGTTCGCGACGCCCGGGGGGTACACGCCGGAGAGGCTGCTGACGCGTACCGAGGAGGCGCTCACCGCGCCCGCGTCGGGGGTGGCCGGGCTGCACCTGTTCACGTTCAACCAGATCGCCGAGACGGAGGCGTGGCGCCGCGCGCTGCTGGAGCGCCTCGGCGGCTGA
- the purU gene encoding formyltetrahydrofolate deformylase, which produces MSPRPQPGREFVLTLSCPDSAGLVHAVSGFLVRNSGNILESQQFDDRRQGRFFMRVHFDVSDPDANLKTLRYRFGPVAEAYGITWVLSEASTPTRTLIMVSRFGHCLNDLLFRSRTGTLNIEIPAIVSNHRDFEGLADTYGIPFHHIPVTRDTKAEGEARLLELVRDLDIDLVVLARYMQILSDDLCKQFEGRAINIHHSFLPSFKGAKPYDQAYDRGVKLVGATAHYVTSDLDEGQIIEQDVVRVDHSLDPGDLVTVGRDVEAQVLAHAVKWHSESRVMVDGNRTVVFR; this is translated from the coding sequence ATGTCCCCTCGACCGCAACCTGGCCGTGAGTTCGTCCTCACCCTCTCCTGTCCCGACAGCGCCGGACTGGTCCACGCGGTGAGCGGCTTCCTCGTCAGGAACTCGGGCAACATCCTGGAGAGCCAGCAGTTCGACGACCGTCGCCAGGGCCGATTCTTCATGAGGGTCCACTTCGACGTCTCCGACCCGGACGCGAACCTGAAAACTCTGCGTTACCGATTCGGTCCCGTGGCCGAGGCGTACGGCATCACCTGGGTCCTGAGCGAGGCGTCGACCCCGACCCGGACGCTCATCATGGTGTCCAGGTTCGGTCACTGCCTGAACGACCTGCTCTTCCGCTCGCGCACCGGCACCCTCAACATCGAGATCCCCGCGATCGTCTCCAACCACCGGGACTTCGAGGGGCTGGCGGACACCTACGGCATCCCCTTCCACCACATCCCGGTCACCAGGGACACCAAGGCCGAGGGCGAGGCGCGCCTGCTGGAGCTGGTCCGCGACCTGGACATCGACCTGGTGGTGCTGGCCCGCTACATGCAGATCCTCTCCGACGACCTGTGCAAGCAGTTCGAGGGCCGCGCCATCAACATCCACCACTCCTTCCTCCCCAGCTTCAAGGGCGCGAAGCCGTACGACCAGGCCTACGACCGCGGGGTGAAGCTCGTCGGCGCCACCGCGCACTACGTGACCTCGGACCTGGACGAGGGGCAGATCATCGAGCAGGACGTGGTCAGGGTCGACCACTCGCTGGACCCCGGCGACCTGGTCACCGTCGGCCGGGACGTCGAGGCGCAGGTCCTCGCCCACGCGGTGAAGTGGCACAGCGAGAGCCGCGTCATGGTGGACGGCAACCGCACGGTGGTCTTCCGCTGA